The proteins below are encoded in one region of Neisseria macacae ATCC 33926:
- a CDS encoding DHA2 family efflux MFS transporter permease subunit: MNYPPLQGVRLVLVTLALSLAVFMEVLDTTIANVAVPVIAGDLGAATTQGTWVITSFAVANAISVPLTGFMAKRFGEVKLFIASVVGFVLLSWLCGIAPNLQALVIFRVLQGFVAGPLIPLSQSLLMASYPPEKRTLALALWAMTVVVAPVLGPILGGWISDNWHWGWIFFINIPIGIISALIVWQQLRDRETEVVKTPIDYIGLVLMVVGVGALQMMLDRGKELDWFASGEIIVLGIVALVCLTYFVVWELGEKYPIVDFSLFSNRNFTIGVLATSLGFMVYMGTLTLLPLVLQSNLGYTATWAGLAAAPVGFLPILLSPIIGRFGNRIDMRLLVTASFLTFAFTFYWRTDFYAGMNMSNVVWPQFWQGLGVSMFFLPLTSITLSHIKSDQIASASSLSNFLRVFMGGVGVSIVSTMWERREALHHTQLSEQINPYSSLTVQTVHEMTNRGLSEQQVLKNISDAITQQGFIMGSNEIFLAGSILFIVMISIIWFAKPPFNGSSSAGH, translated from the coding sequence ATGAATTATCCGCCATTGCAGGGTGTTAGGCTGGTGCTGGTTACGTTGGCGCTCAGCCTTGCCGTTTTTATGGAAGTCTTGGATACCACGATTGCCAACGTTGCAGTACCGGTAATTGCCGGGGACTTGGGGGCGGCGACTACTCAGGGTACTTGGGTTATTACGTCATTTGCCGTGGCTAATGCGATTTCAGTGCCGCTAACCGGATTTATGGCAAAACGGTTTGGCGAAGTAAAACTGTTTATCGCCTCCGTAGTGGGATTTGTTTTGCTGTCGTGGTTGTGCGGCATTGCACCCAATCTTCAGGCTTTGGTGATCTTCAGGGTGTTACAAGGCTTTGTAGCCGGACCGTTGATTCCGCTGTCGCAAAGTTTGCTCATGGCGTCGTATCCTCCTGAAAAACGAACATTGGCTTTGGCATTGTGGGCAATGACCGTTGTCGTCGCGCCTGTTTTAGGTCCTATTCTCGGCGGTTGGATTTCGGATAATTGGCATTGGGGTTGGATTTTCTTCATCAACATCCCTATCGGTATTATTTCTGCACTTATTGTGTGGCAGCAATTGAGGGATAGGGAAACGGAAGTGGTTAAGACGCCGATAGATTACATCGGTTTGGTCTTGATGGTGGTTGGCGTCGGTGCGCTGCAAATGATGCTTGATAGAGGTAAAGAGTTGGACTGGTTTGCCTCTGGAGAGATTATTGTATTAGGTATCGTCGCATTGGTATGTCTGACGTATTTTGTGGTTTGGGAGCTTGGCGAGAAATACCCGATTGTCGATTTTTCTTTGTTTAGCAACAGAAATTTTACGATAGGCGTACTGGCAACTTCATTGGGCTTTATGGTTTACATGGGTACGCTCACGCTGTTGCCGCTGGTGTTGCAGTCTAATCTTGGCTATACCGCAACATGGGCGGGCTTGGCGGCTGCACCGGTGGGCTTTCTTCCTATCTTGTTGTCCCCGATTATAGGTAGATTCGGCAACCGCATTGATATGCGTCTTCTTGTTACCGCAAGTTTCTTGACGTTTGCTTTTACTTTCTATTGGCGCACTGATTTTTATGCCGGAATGAATATGAGCAATGTTGTTTGGCCCCAATTCTGGCAAGGCTTGGGTGTGTCCATGTTTTTCCTTCCGTTGACCAGCATTACATTGTCCCATATTAAATCCGATCAGATTGCATCAGCAAGTAGCCTGTCTAATTTCTTGCGCGTCTTCATGGGTGGTGTGGGTGTATCCATAGTCAGTACCATGTGGGAGCGGAGAGAAGCTTTGCATCATACGCAACTGAGTGAACAGATTAATCCATATTCGAGTTTGACTGTTCAAACAGTTCATGAAATGACGAATCGGGGGCTGAGTGAACAGCAGGTTTTGAAAAATATTTCCGATGCCATTACGCAGCAAGGCTTCATTATGGGATCAAACGAGATTTTTCTGGCTGGCAGTATCTTGTTCATCGTCATGATTTCCATAATTTGGTTTGCTAAGCCGCCGTTTAATGGGAGTTCATCAGCAGGGCATTAA
- a CDS encoding polyprenyl synthetase family protein: protein MLENLPYFQRHLPEDLSRVNEVINQAVQSDVALISQIGTYIISAGGKRLRPIMTILAGKSVGYDGDKLYALAAMVEFIHTSTLLHDDVVDESDLRRGRETANNLFGNAAAVLVGDFLYTRAFQLMVDSGSMRILEVMADATNIIAEGEVMQLMNIGNTDITEAQYVQVIQYKTAKLFEAAAQVGAILGNAAPEHEQALKDYGMYVGTAFQIIDDVLDYSGETEEIGKNVGDDLAEGKPTLPLIYLMRNGSKQVADDVRHALENADRGSFQKIHDYVVHSDALTYSISEARKAVEQAVASLAVLPDSEVKQAMIQLAEESLARVS, encoded by the coding sequence ATGCTCGAAAACCTGCCTTATTTCCAACGCCATCTGCCTGAAGACCTTTCACGGGTCAATGAGGTGATCAACCAAGCGGTTCAGTCTGATGTTGCGCTGATTTCGCAAATCGGTACTTATATTATCAGTGCCGGCGGTAAGCGTCTGCGTCCAATTATGACGATTTTGGCAGGTAAGTCGGTCGGTTATGATGGAGATAAGCTGTATGCTTTGGCGGCAATGGTGGAATTTATCCACACTTCAACCCTGCTGCATGACGATGTTGTCGATGAAAGCGATTTGCGCCGCGGACGCGAAACGGCGAATAATCTGTTCGGCAACGCGGCGGCGGTGTTGGTCGGCGACTTTTTGTATACGCGCGCTTTCCAATTGATGGTTGATTCCGGCAGTATGCGCATTTTGGAAGTCATGGCGGATGCAACTAATATTATTGCTGAAGGCGAGGTCATGCAGCTGATGAACATCGGCAATACCGATATTACCGAAGCGCAATATGTTCAAGTGATTCAATATAAAACGGCCAAATTGTTTGAAGCAGCTGCTCAGGTTGGTGCGATTTTGGGCAATGCCGCCCCCGAGCATGAGCAGGCGTTGAAAGATTACGGTATGTATGTCGGTACGGCGTTCCAAATTATTGATGATGTTTTGGATTATTCGGGCGAAACCGAAGAAATCGGTAAAAACGTCGGCGACGATTTGGCAGAAGGCAAACCGACTTTGCCGCTGATTTATCTGATGCGCAACGGTTCGAAACAAGTGGCTGACGATGTGCGCCACGCTTTGGAAAATGCGGATCGCGGCAGTTTCCAAAAAATCCATGATTATGTTGTCCATTCCGACGCGTTGACTTATTCGATTTCCGAAGCACGAAAAGCCGTTGAGCAAGCCGTGGCTTCTTTGGCAGTATTGCCTGATAGCGAAGTCAAGCAGGCGATGATTCAGTTGGCTGAGGAATCATTGGCACGGGTTTCTTAA
- a CDS encoding MarR family transcriptional regulator, whose translation MSFSQTDLVNALRQLSDRLPEFSEQQVRTGRLLRVTTERLSSHLNENLKTFGINENLWFALMAVYVSPKSEILPSRLSDLMDLTRTSATRLSDEMVERGWVGRHINQQDRRQIVLKLTQEGESFIQQVWPQISSKSGEAWEDFTNEDYTQLQNLLGKLLNRLDS comes from the coding sequence ATGAGTTTTTCACAAACCGACTTGGTCAACGCGCTGCGCCAACTTTCCGACCGCCTGCCTGAGTTTTCAGAACAACAGGTAAGAACAGGGCGTCTGTTACGGGTAACAACCGAACGTCTAAGCAGTCATCTTAATGAAAATTTGAAAACTTTCGGTATCAACGAGAATTTATGGTTCGCTTTGATGGCGGTTTACGTCAGCCCTAAAAGCGAAATCCTTCCTTCGCGTTTGAGCGACTTGATGGATTTGACACGTACCAGTGCGACCCGTCTTTCCGATGAGATGGTAGAACGGGGATGGGTAGGTCGTCATATCAACCAGCAAGACCGCCGCCAGATTGTGTTAAAATTGACACAGGAAGGTGAGTCTTTTATCCAACAAGTATGGCCGCAGATTTCCAGTAAGAGCGGTGAAGCTTGGGAAGATTTTACCAATGAGGATTATACCCAGTTGCAAAATCTGTTGGGCAAGCTGTTGAACCGTTTGGACAGCTGA
- the coaBC gene encoding bifunctional phosphopantothenoylcysteine decarboxylase/phosphopantothenate--cysteine ligase CoaBC, which produces MSKHFLLGISGGIAAYKSCELVRLLKKQGYSVTVAMSRAATEFITPLTFQALSGNPVLVDTHDGNSTRGMSHIDLTREADVFLIAPATANTVAKIANGIADNLLTNLAAARKCPMAVAPAMNVEMWNNPANQRNIQQLISDDITVFQPSYGEQACGEIGIGRMPEAVELADLIHDLWTPKILAGKKILITAGATLEMIDPVRGITNISSGQMGIALARVCRMAGAQVTLIYGQLQTPLPTGLYHMERAISAQEMYDAVHKYIEDQDVFISVAAVADYKVKNSSPHKLKKENSKDTPTLELEANPDILASVAALPKPPFCIGFAAESEKVLEYARAKRLRKGIPMLIANDVSQAMGKSTNQITIITDEEELSFPEKEKLQVAEEIVQSLARHLDKLNL; this is translated from the coding sequence ATGAGTAAACACTTTCTTTTAGGGATAAGCGGTGGTATTGCGGCTTATAAATCATGTGAGTTGGTCCGATTACTAAAAAAACAAGGATATTCTGTAACGGTGGCAATGAGCCGTGCAGCCACTGAATTTATTACCCCCCTTACGTTTCAAGCATTAAGCGGAAATCCTGTTCTAGTTGATACGCACGATGGTAACTCGACTAGAGGAATGAGTCATATTGATTTAACCCGAGAAGCGGATGTTTTTTTGATTGCTCCCGCTACTGCCAATACTGTTGCCAAGATCGCCAACGGTATTGCTGATAATCTGCTGACCAATTTGGCAGCAGCACGAAAATGCCCCATGGCAGTCGCTCCGGCGATGAATGTGGAGATGTGGAACAATCCTGCCAATCAAAGGAATATCCAACAACTGATTTCAGACGACATCACAGTTTTCCAGCCATCCTATGGCGAACAGGCTTGCGGTGAAATCGGGATAGGGAGAATGCCTGAAGCTGTTGAACTTGCCGATTTGATTCATGATTTATGGACGCCGAAAATACTTGCCGGCAAAAAAATCTTAATCACTGCCGGCGCGACCTTGGAAATGATTGACCCGGTCCGTGGAATTACGAATATTTCCAGCGGCCAGATGGGCATTGCCCTAGCCCGCGTATGCAGAATGGCCGGAGCACAAGTTACGTTGATTTATGGACAGTTACAAACTCCCCTGCCGACCGGTCTCTATCATATGGAACGGGCTATTAGCGCCCAAGAAATGTACGATGCTGTTCATAAATATATTGAAGATCAGGATGTTTTTATTTCCGTAGCCGCTGTGGCTGACTATAAGGTAAAAAACAGCAGCCCGCACAAATTGAAAAAAGAAAATTCAAAAGATACCCCGACCCTTGAATTGGAAGCCAATCCTGATATTTTGGCATCTGTAGCAGCCTTACCCAAACCTCCTTTTTGTATTGGATTTGCAGCAGAAAGTGAAAAAGTTTTGGAATATGCTCGAGCAAAACGTTTACGCAAAGGCATTCCGATGCTGATTGCCAATGACGTTTCTCAGGCAATGGGAAAATCTACCAATCAGATTACTATTATTACGGATGAAGAGGAACTATCTTTCCCTGAGAAAGAGAAATTACAGGTAGCAGAAGAAATTGTTCAATCTCTTGCTCGCCATCTGGACAAACTAAACCTGTAA
- a CDS encoding efflux RND transporter periplasmic adaptor subunit, whose product MDANLENNEQLRNSGTKSSRVGRKRGRNLAVITLLFILIAVGVALAYFLFWQYEEETEDAYVAGHLVQITPQVTGTVRKVMYDDTDVVKKGDVLVALDDSDFQLAYERAQNELIQAIRQNKQQTAVNSKAKAQVLLRKAELAKAQADLRRREALSGTDAISGEELSHARAAVVQAQAALKAVEAEETSAQAVLGNNIPLRQQPAVQTAISHIKDAWLNLQRTQIRAPMNGQIAKRNVQVGQRIAQGSPMMAVVPLSNLWVDANFKESQLRQMKIGQPVEMTADLYGNKVVYHGRVMGLSAGTGSAFSLLPPQNATGNWIKVVQRVPVRISLDAKELQANPLRVGLSMKVKVDISGAGSGKNMTAAADKNVASPETEGVDWAAADALIDKIFEKYAK is encoded by the coding sequence ATGGATGCGAATCTAGAAAATAATGAACAATTACGCAATTCAGGGACAAAAAGTTCAAGGGTGGGGCGTAAACGCGGGCGTAATCTGGCAGTTATTACACTGCTTTTTATTTTGATTGCAGTCGGTGTGGCTCTTGCGTATTTCTTATTCTGGCAATACGAGGAAGAGACAGAAGATGCCTATGTTGCGGGTCATCTGGTGCAAATTACCCCTCAGGTCACCGGTACGGTAAGGAAGGTGATGTATGACGATACTGATGTGGTCAAAAAAGGGGATGTCTTGGTTGCGTTGGATGACAGCGACTTCCAACTGGCTTACGAGCGTGCTCAAAATGAATTGATTCAGGCAATTCGTCAGAATAAACAACAAACTGCGGTTAACTCAAAAGCAAAAGCGCAAGTTCTTTTACGAAAAGCCGAATTGGCAAAGGCTCAGGCAGATTTGCGCCGACGTGAAGCTTTATCGGGAACGGATGCGATTTCAGGTGAAGAGTTGAGTCATGCCCGTGCTGCGGTGGTTCAGGCGCAAGCGGCTTTGAAGGCAGTGGAAGCGGAAGAGACTTCTGCACAAGCAGTTTTAGGTAATAATATCCCTCTGCGGCAACAACCTGCGGTGCAAACAGCCATCAGCCATATTAAGGATGCATGGCTGAATCTGCAACGCACCCAAATTCGCGCACCGATGAATGGACAGATTGCCAAACGAAATGTTCAAGTTGGGCAGCGTATTGCCCAAGGTTCCCCAATGATGGCTGTGGTTCCTTTGAGTAATCTTTGGGTGGATGCTAACTTTAAAGAATCGCAACTGCGTCAAATGAAAATTGGTCAACCTGTTGAAATGACTGCTGATTTATATGGAAATAAAGTGGTCTATCATGGCAGGGTGATGGGTTTGTCAGCGGGTACGGGCAGTGCATTCTCTCTTTTGCCGCCGCAAAATGCGACGGGGAACTGGATTAAGGTTGTGCAACGTGTTCCGGTCCGCATCAGTTTGGATGCGAAAGAGTTGCAGGCTAATCCGCTTCGTGTCGGTTTATCTATGAAGGTAAAGGTTGATATTTCAGGTGCCGGCTCAGGAAAAAACATGACGGCTGCAGCTGATAAAAATGTAGCATCCCCGGAAACTGAAGGCGTAGATTGGGCTGCCGCCGATGCGTTGATCGATAAGATTTTTGAGAAATACGCTAAGTAA
- a CDS encoding 7-cyano-7-deazaguanine/7-aminomethyl-7-deazaguanine transporter, which produces MYEFTTAQQQKALFWLVLFHILIIAASNYLVQFPFQIFGIHTTWGAFSFPFIFLATDLTVRIFGSHLARRIIFWVMFPALLLSYIFSVLFHDGSWTGLGALSEFNTFVGRIALASFAAYALGQILDIFVFNKLRRLKAWWIAPTASTVIGNALDTLVFFAIAFYASSDEFMAANWQGIAFVDYLFKLTICTLFFLPAYGVILNILTKKLTTLHTQHPQKQMQPAQES; this is translated from the coding sequence ATGTACGAATTTACAACAGCGCAACAACAGAAGGCGCTCTTCTGGCTGGTGCTTTTCCATATCCTCATCATTGCCGCCAGCAACTATCTGGTGCAGTTCCCCTTCCAAATTTTCGGCATCCACACCACTTGGGGCGCGTTTTCCTTTCCCTTCATTTTCCTTGCCACCGACCTGACCGTCCGCATTTTCGGTTCGCACTTGGCACGGCGGATTATCTTTTGGGTCATGTTCCCCGCTCTTTTGCTTTCCTACATCTTTTCCGTTTTGTTCCACGACGGCAGCTGGACAGGCTTAGGCGCGCTGTCCGAATTCAACACCTTTGTCGGACGCATCGCCTTAGCCAGCTTTGCCGCTTACGCACTCGGACAAATCCTTGATATTTTTGTGTTCAACAAATTACGTCGTCTGAAAGCGTGGTGGATTGCCCCGACCGCATCAACCGTCATCGGCAACGCATTGGATACGTTGGTATTTTTCGCCATTGCCTTCTACGCCAGCAGCGATGAATTTATGGCGGCAAACTGGCAGGGCATCGCTTTTGTCGATTATCTGTTCAAACTCACCATCTGCACCCTCTTCTTCCTGCCAGCCTACGGCGTGATTTTGAATATCTTGACGAAGAAGCTGACGACACTGCACACCCAACATCCTCAAAAGCAGATGCAGCCGGCACAAGAATCTTGA
- the queF gene encoding preQ(1) synthase — translation MSRNTEELQGISLLGNQKTQYPTGYAPEILEAFDNKHPDNDYFVKFVCPEFTSLCPMTGQPDFATIYIRYIPHIKMVESKSLKLYLFSFRNHGDFHEDCVNIIMKDLIALMDPKYIEVFGEFTPRGGIAIHPFANYGKAGTEFETLARKRLFEHDSQ, via the coding sequence ATGTCCCGCAATACCGAAGAGCTGCAAGGCATCTCTCTTTTGGGCAATCAAAAAACCCAATATCCGACCGGCTACGCTCCCGAAATTCTTGAAGCATTCGACAACAAACATCCCGACAACGACTATTTCGTCAAGTTCGTCTGTCCCGAATTCACCAGTCTCTGCCCCATGACCGGGCAGCCTGACTTTGCCACCATCTACATCCGCTACATCCCGCACATCAAAATGGTGGAAAGCAAGTCCCTGAAACTCTATCTCTTCAGCTTCCGCAACCACGGTGATTTCCATGAAGACTGCGTCAACATCATCATGAAAGACCTGATTGCCCTGATGGATCCGAAATACATCGAAGTTTTCGGCGAATTCACACCGCGCGGCGGCATCGCCATTCATCCTTTTGCCAATTACGGCAAAGCAGGTACCGAGTTTGAAACACTGGCACGCAAACGCCTGTTCGAACACGACAGCCAATAA
- a CDS encoding efflux transporter outer membrane subunit — translation MKSNIAKRGICIIAVSVLAACAQFGKQVPLEEPTVYSLPDGKSASLIQDGWWLQLKDNKLNQLVVQAIQTSTDLRIAKARFEQAQAQLGITEAAGKTQIGMSARGVGMYVAPKPASSRIDTDHTLLLANAAVQGSWTFDFWGKNREQIAAVLGRRQAILYEAHQARIELANAVAKQYFIWQALSERQALVQERINLSEKMQQLVSRRVHANLMPAQSLYPLELASQQLQLEKTSLEQQIAKVRHALAVLSGNVPGALSEQEPGRMGAVPVVPVNRIHADLLAARPDIAVQKSLLESKLHTVKSTEAEFYPNIELKALAGLGHIDAFNVVRGKTSGMLGIVPAINLPIFTSGALQSKLAGKRAEYNEQVAVYDQTVLNAMRSAADAVVDYQSLQSKQSTWDKMLKISEKSVKNAQGRVRAGLDNGLSALQKQDDMLQVKMQLVQYQSERLIAWSNLNAQLGGGFKTQ, via the coding sequence ATGAAATCAAATATTGCCAAACGGGGCATCTGTATTATCGCAGTATCTGTACTTGCAGCTTGTGCGCAGTTTGGTAAACAAGTACCGTTGGAAGAACCAACGGTGTATTCTTTGCCCGATGGTAAGTCGGCATCCCTCATTCAAGACGGATGGTGGTTGCAATTAAAAGATAACAAACTGAATCAACTGGTTGTACAAGCTATCCAGACATCAACGGATTTGCGTATTGCCAAGGCGCGTTTCGAGCAAGCACAAGCGCAGCTGGGAATAACCGAAGCCGCCGGCAAAACGCAAATCGGTATGTCCGCGCGCGGGGTTGGAATGTATGTTGCACCCAAGCCCGCATCTTCCCGTATCGATACCGACCATACATTATTGTTGGCAAACGCGGCAGTACAGGGAAGTTGGACATTCGACTTTTGGGGAAAAAACCGTGAGCAGATTGCAGCGGTTTTGGGACGCCGTCAGGCAATTCTGTATGAAGCCCATCAGGCACGGATTGAGCTGGCGAACGCGGTAGCCAAGCAATATTTTATTTGGCAGGCTTTGAGCGAGCGACAAGCTCTTGTGCAGGAACGTATCAATCTGTCAGAGAAAATGCAGCAATTGGTCTCACGCAGAGTCCATGCAAACCTGATGCCCGCACAATCATTGTACCCGCTTGAATTGGCAAGTCAGCAACTTCAGTTGGAAAAAACGTCATTGGAACAACAGATTGCCAAAGTCCGACATGCCTTGGCAGTATTGAGCGGTAATGTGCCGGGAGCGCTTTCCGAACAAGAGCCCGGTAGGATGGGGGCGGTTCCTGTTGTGCCTGTGAATAGAATCCATGCGGATTTGTTAGCAGCCCGACCGGATATCGCGGTACAAAAATCATTATTGGAATCTAAGCTGCATACGGTTAAATCCACCGAAGCAGAGTTTTATCCCAATATTGAGTTAAAAGCCTTGGCGGGTCTTGGACATATTGATGCGTTCAATGTGGTAAGGGGTAAAACATCAGGCATGCTGGGTATTGTTCCTGCTATCAATCTTCCTATTTTTACGTCTGGGGCATTACAGTCAAAATTGGCAGGCAAACGCGCAGAATATAATGAGCAGGTGGCCGTGTACGATCAAACGGTTTTGAATGCGATGCGTTCTGCTGCGGATGCTGTTGTAGATTACCAAAGCCTGCAAAGCAAACAGTCTACTTGGGATAAAATGCTGAAAATATCCGAGAAGTCGGTTAAAAATGCTCAGGGTAGAGTGAGGGCGGGATTGGATAATGGTCTTAGCGCATTACAAAAACAAGATGATATGTTGCAAGTGAAAATGCAATTGGTGCAGTATCAATCTGAACGGTTGATTGCATGGAGCAATCTGAATGCCCAGTTGGGCGGTGGGTTTAAAACGCAATAG
- a CDS encoding DUF441 domain-containing protein, whose translation MNFNFVPMFLVTLIFLGVVSNNNSITISAAILLLMQQTALSQYIPFMEKHGLHFGIILLTIGVLSPLVSGKVQIPPLSEFVNFKMIAAVLIGILVAWLAGRGVPLMSEQPVLVTGLLIGTVIGVAFMGSIPVGPLIAAGLLSFIAGKV comes from the coding sequence ATGAATTTCAATTTCGTCCCGATGTTTTTGGTGACGCTGATTTTTCTCGGCGTCGTCAGCAACAACAACTCGATTACGATTTCCGCAGCAATTTTGCTGTTAATGCAACAGACTGCTTTGTCGCAATATATTCCTTTCATGGAAAAACACGGCTTGCATTTTGGGATTATTTTGCTGACAATCGGGGTCTTAAGCCCGCTGGTTTCAGGGAAGGTTCAAATTCCGCCGCTGTCGGAGTTTGTCAATTTTAAAATGATTGCCGCCGTATTAATCGGCATCCTTGTCGCCTGGCTGGCAGGGCGCGGCGTACCGCTGATGAGCGAACAACCTGTTTTGGTAACAGGTCTTTTGATCGGTACGGTTATCGGTGTGGCGTTTATGGGCAGCATTCCGGTCGGTCCGCTGATTGCCGCAGGATTATTATCGTTTATTGCAGGAAAAGTTTAA
- the rplU gene encoding 50S ribosomal protein L21 yields MYAVVKTGGKQYKVAVGEKLKVEQIPAELDSQIELTEVLMIADGESVKVGAPFIEGAKVTAKVVAHGRGEKVRIFKMRRRKHYQKRQGHRQNFTQIEIVAIA; encoded by the coding sequence ATGTACGCGGTCGTAAAAACCGGCGGCAAACAATATAAAGTTGCCGTTGGCGAAAAATTGAAAGTAGAACAGATACCAGCCGAACTCGACAGCCAAATCGAACTGACCGAAGTTTTGATGATTGCTGACGGCGAATCTGTAAAAGTTGGCGCTCCTTTCATTGAAGGCGCAAAAGTAACAGCTAAAGTAGTAGCCCATGGTCGCGGCGAGAAAGTACGCATTTTCAAAATGCGCCGCCGTAAACACTACCAAAAACGCCAAGGCCATCGCCAAAATTTCACCCAAATCGAAATCGTGGCAATCGCCTAA
- the rpmA gene encoding 50S ribosomal protein L27: MASKKAGGSTRNGRDSEAKRLGVKAYGNELIPAGSIIVRQRGTKFHAGDNVGMGKDHTLFAKVDGYVEFKTKGALNRKTVSIRPYTGSEE, translated from the coding sequence ATGGCAAGTAAAAAAGCAGGCGGTAGCACCCGCAACGGTCGCGATTCAGAAGCCAAACGCTTGGGCGTAAAAGCCTACGGCAACGAGCTGATTCCGGCAGGTTCCATCATCGTCCGCCAACGCGGTACCAAATTCCATGCCGGCGACAACGTAGGCATGGGCAAAGACCACACTTTGTTCGCCAAAGTTGACGGTTATGTTGAATTCAAAACCAAAGGCGCGCTGAACCGTAAAACGGTCAGCATCCGTCCTTACACCGGTTCTGAAGAATAA